From Pseudomonadota bacterium, a single genomic window includes:
- a CDS encoding phage holin family protein, translated as MAVSIIISSYIIPGVKINGFFSALWVAFFLGIVNVLIRPILILITLPINILTLGLFTFVINALLILLASSILKGFEVGGFWIAVLFSIVLSLINYVIGHLLGTKTK; from the coding sequence ATGGCCGTGTCAATAATCATAAGTTCTTATATTATTCCTGGTGTTAAAATAAATGGTTTTTTTTCAGCTTTATGGGTCGCATTTTTTCTCGGGATTGTCAATGTCCTGATAAGACCGATACTAATATTAATTACCTTACCTATTAATATTTTAACCTTGGGGCTGTTCACATTCGTGATAAATGCACTACTGATTCTATTGGCCTCATCGATTTTAAAAGGGTTTGAGGTTGGCGGCTTCTGGATTGCCGTCTTGTTCAGCATTGTGCTGTCACTCATAAATTATGTGATAGGACACCTGTTGGGAACAAAAACAAAATAG
- a CDS encoding EF-hand domain-containing protein — protein MKKVFMVVLALIISIAFVTTVFAQPKPGAAPAKAEKAAPAPEKAVAEKPGAEKAAPEKAAEPEKPKPKPKPKGVFIGDVAAVDTAAKTATVESKYGMKGEKGSVTFDLNNAKFKGYKAAGDIQVGDKIAAKYVKDGIEVKKIAGKKPEKAKKEAVKPKKSFKDLDTNKDGKITIEELVIVFVNITPEQFKALDKNGDGTLDEKEFKAMK, from the coding sequence ATGAAGAAGGTTTTTATGGTGGTACTTGCATTAATTATCAGCATTGCATTTGTTACAACCGTTTTTGCTCAACCCAAACCTGGAGCAGCTCCGGCAAAAGCTGAAAAGGCTGCACCGGCTCCTGAGAAAGCAGTTGCTGAGAAACCGGGCGCTGAAAAAGCAGCTCCGGAAAAAGCGGCAGAACCGGAAAAACCGAAGCCGAAGCCAAAGCCAAAAGGGGTTTTCATCGGTGATGTTGCTGCCGTTGACACTGCAGCAAAGACAGCCACGGTAGAAAGCAAATACGGCATGAAGGGAGAAAAGGGATCGGTAACCTTTGACCTTAACAATGCTAAATTTAAGGGCTACAAGGCAGCTGGAGATATCCAGGTAGGCGACAAGATTGCTGCCAAATATGTGAAGGACGGCATTGAAGTGAAAAAAATTGCAGGAAAGAAACCGGAAAAAGCAAAAAAGGAAGCAGTAAAACCTAAAAAAAGTTTCAAGGACCTGGATACAAACAAAGACGGTAAGATAACCATTGAAGAACTTGTCATCGTTTTTGTAAATATAACACCTGAACAGTTCAAAGCACTTGATAAAAACGGCGATGGCACGTTAGACGAAAAAGAATTTAAAGCAATGAAGTAA